A genomic stretch from Longimicrobium sp. includes:
- the murC gene encoding UDP-N-acetylmuramate--L-alanine ligase: MSEIDLVELARSGPVHFVGIGGAGMAPLAEMLLLAGGQVTGCQDHVNASARLLHRHGALITEGHDPAHVADCLAVVMTAAVPDDHPEIAAARARGIPVLKRARALGAIVNRGTVVGIAGTHGKTTTTTLTTTVLAAAGLDPTGFVGAHVPAWGGNLRRGGDRVYVVEADEYDRSFHQLAPKIAVVTTLEADHLDIYGSLEAVEESFLTYAESVPDDGMIACCADDYGASRLANGLRGGPERVMTYGLNAGSMLRAEEVVADGAAQRFTVRERGQVLGTATLRAPGLHNVRNALAAVAVARRFGIAWETIARGLAEYSGIDRRFEHVGEAGGVLFVDDYAHHPTEIEATLRAARASHPDRRLVAVFQPHLYSRTRDFAPEFGRALAAADVVFLTDIYAAREQPIPGITGELIATPAREVGGDVRYVPSRDEIVDAVAAELRPGDLCLTMGAGNLDEASRELLEMLGEPAEMAR, from the coding sequence GTGAGCGAAATCGACCTCGTGGAGCTGGCCCGCAGCGGCCCCGTGCACTTCGTCGGCATCGGCGGGGCGGGGATGGCTCCGCTCGCCGAGATGCTGCTGCTGGCGGGCGGACAGGTCACCGGCTGCCAGGACCACGTGAACGCCTCCGCGCGGCTCCTCCACCGCCACGGCGCCCTCATCACCGAGGGGCACGACCCGGCCCACGTGGCCGACTGCCTCGCCGTGGTGATGACCGCCGCGGTGCCGGACGACCACCCGGAGATCGCCGCCGCGCGGGCGCGCGGGATCCCGGTGCTGAAGCGGGCGCGGGCGCTGGGCGCCATCGTCAACCGCGGCACCGTGGTCGGCATCGCGGGGACGCACGGGAAGACGACCACCACCACGCTCACCACCACCGTCCTGGCCGCCGCCGGGCTCGACCCCACGGGCTTCGTGGGCGCGCACGTCCCCGCGTGGGGCGGCAACCTGCGGCGGGGTGGGGACAGGGTCTACGTGGTGGAGGCAGACGAGTACGACCGCTCGTTCCACCAGCTGGCGCCGAAGATCGCCGTCGTCACCACGCTCGAGGCCGACCACCTGGACATCTACGGCTCGCTCGAGGCGGTGGAGGAGTCCTTCCTCACCTACGCCGAGTCGGTGCCCGACGACGGGATGATCGCCTGCTGCGCCGACGACTACGGCGCGTCGCGTCTCGCGAATGGTCTCCGCGGCGGTCCCGAGCGGGTGATGACGTACGGGCTGAACGCGGGATCGATGCTGCGGGCGGAGGAGGTGGTCGCGGACGGCGCGGCGCAGCGCTTCACCGTGCGCGAGCGCGGGCAGGTGCTGGGGACGGCGACGCTGCGGGCGCCGGGGCTGCACAACGTCCGCAACGCGCTGGCCGCCGTCGCCGTCGCCCGGCGCTTCGGGATCGCGTGGGAGACCATCGCGCGCGGGCTGGCGGAGTACTCGGGGATTGATCGCCGGTTCGAGCACGTGGGCGAGGCGGGCGGGGTGCTGTTCGTGGACGACTACGCGCACCATCCCACGGAGATCGAGGCCACGCTGCGCGCCGCGCGGGCCTCGCATCCCGACCGCCGTCTCGTCGCGGTCTTCCAGCCGCACCTGTACTCGCGGACGCGCGACTTCGCGCCGGAGTTCGGGCGGGCGCTGGCGGCGGCGGACGTGGTGTTCCTGACGGACATCTATGCCGCGCGCGAGCAGCCCATCCCCGGCATCACCGGCGAGCTGATCGCCACCCCCGCGCGCGAGGTCGGCGGCGACGTGCGCTACGTCCCTTCGCGCGACGAGATCGTCGACGCCGTCGCCGCGGAGCTGCGGCCCGGCGACCTCTGCCTGACGATGGGCGCGGGGAACCTGGACGAGGCGTCGCGCGAGCTGCTGGAGATGCTGGGCGAGCCGGCGGAGATGGCGCGATGA
- a CDS encoding FtsQ-type POTRA domain-containing protein — translation MRKLRLALLAIPLAAAAASPWWAPPLGREIDWFGAERVEVTGARLLAPHEVLRASGVLVGTNVWSDPAPFVAALKRHPAVADAQVVRVLPRTLRIRVTEKTPAALVLAGTLRPATADGEVLSVDPAREQIDLPLLDGRVRTDDRGRVTDVDVRAALAEAGRLAELEPALMARVSELRPARGEIRLVLGRPALDVLVRAGLPQEQLLRLRAALDDVARRAAADTTRHGRPVVDARFDDQVVVRWPAGRESPNAVKTPVPTHPT, via the coding sequence ATGAGGAAGCTCCGCCTCGCCCTGCTCGCGATCCCGCTGGCCGCCGCGGCCGCGTCGCCCTGGTGGGCGCCGCCGCTCGGCCGCGAGATCGACTGGTTCGGCGCGGAGCGGGTGGAGGTGACGGGCGCGCGTCTCCTGGCCCCGCACGAGGTGCTGCGCGCCAGCGGCGTCCTCGTGGGGACGAACGTGTGGAGCGATCCCGCGCCCTTCGTCGCCGCCCTGAAGCGGCATCCAGCCGTCGCCGACGCGCAGGTGGTGCGGGTGCTCCCGCGCACGCTGCGCATCCGGGTGACGGAGAAGACGCCCGCCGCGCTGGTCCTGGCGGGGACGCTGCGTCCCGCCACCGCGGACGGCGAGGTGCTCTCGGTCGATCCGGCGCGCGAGCAGATCGATCTCCCGCTGCTGGACGGGCGGGTGAGGACGGACGACCGCGGCCGCGTGACCGACGTGGACGTGCGCGCCGCGCTGGCCGAGGCAGGACGGCTCGCCGAGCTGGAGCCGGCGCTGATGGCGCGGGTGAGCGAGCTCCGCCCCGCCCGCGGCGAGATCCGCCTGGTGCTCGGCCGCCCCGCGCTGGACGTGCTGGTCCGCGCCGGGCTGCCGCAGGAGCAGCTGCTCCGCCTCCGCGCCGCGCTGGACGACGTCGCCCGGCGGGCGGCCGCGGACACCACGCGCCACGGACGCCCCGTGGTGGACGCACGCTTCGACGACCAGGTGGTCGTCCGCTGGCCGGCTGGCCGCGAATCCCCGAACGCCGTGAAGACCCCCGTTCCCACGCACCCGACCTGA
- the ftsA gene encoding cell division protein FtsA, translating into MRPTVVAGLDIGSSKTAVVIAEIDGEAPQRAQVKILGVGQARTTGIRREIVTDIEATTEAVRKAVKEAELMAGVKVDRLYTGIAGEHIHAWPSNGVVAVGRAQGSRDQEVSAGDVERVNEVARAVPIPADRELIHAIPQEYIVDAQGGIRDPVGMAAMRLEAEVFIVTGSASAAQNIRKSVTRAGYQVAELVLEPIASSQAVMSEDEKEIGTALVELGGGTTDVAIFHERKIRHLASLPWGGATVTNDLAKGLSLPYAEAQRAKERWGSARADLVNPNETFEIPGPAQGQTRHVARELLAHIIEQRLDEIFGLVAAELDRSGLADQLGGGIVLTGGGASLAGIVELAERSFAAPVRIGVPGDGLGGLADSVRRPKFATAAGLVIYGSRRLIDDTPEGAASGASVSGALRRVKDWLADFF; encoded by the coding sequence ATGCGCCCAACCGTCGTCGCCGGCCTGGACATCGGCTCCAGCAAGACCGCCGTCGTGATCGCCGAGATCGACGGCGAGGCGCCGCAGCGCGCGCAGGTCAAGATCCTGGGCGTGGGCCAGGCGCGCACCACCGGCATCCGCCGCGAGATCGTCACCGACATCGAGGCCACCACCGAGGCCGTGCGCAAGGCGGTGAAGGAGGCCGAGCTGATGGCGGGGGTGAAGGTCGACCGCCTCTACACCGGGATCGCCGGCGAGCACATCCACGCGTGGCCGTCGAACGGCGTGGTGGCCGTGGGCCGCGCGCAGGGCTCGCGCGACCAGGAGGTGAGCGCCGGCGACGTGGAGCGCGTGAACGAGGTCGCCCGCGCGGTCCCCATCCCCGCCGACCGCGAGCTGATCCACGCCATCCCGCAGGAGTACATCGTCGACGCGCAGGGCGGCATCCGCGACCCCGTGGGGATGGCGGCCATGCGCCTCGAGGCCGAGGTCTTCATCGTCACCGGCAGCGCCAGCGCCGCGCAGAACATCCGCAAGTCGGTGACGCGCGCGGGGTACCAGGTGGCCGAGCTGGTGCTGGAGCCCATCGCCTCGTCGCAGGCGGTGATGTCGGAGGACGAGAAGGAGATCGGCACGGCGCTGGTCGAGCTGGGCGGGGGGACGACCGACGTTGCCATCTTCCACGAGCGGAAGATCCGCCACCTCGCGTCCCTCCCCTGGGGCGGCGCGACGGTGACGAACGACCTGGCCAAGGGCCTCTCCCTCCCCTACGCCGAGGCGCAGCGGGCGAAGGAGCGCTGGGGCTCGGCGCGGGCCGATCTCGTCAATCCCAACGAGACGTTCGAGATCCCCGGGCCGGCGCAGGGGCAGACGCGCCACGTCGCGCGCGAGCTGCTGGCGCACATCATCGAGCAGCGGCTGGACGAGATCTTCGGCCTCGTCGCCGCCGAGCTGGACCGGAGCGGGCTGGCGGACCAGCTGGGGGGCGGGATCGTGCTCACCGGCGGCGGCGCGTCGCTGGCGGGAATCGTCGAGCTCGCGGAGCGCAGCTTTGCCGCGCCGGTGCGCATCGGGGTGCCCGGAGACGGACTCGGCGGGCTTGCGGATTCGGTGCGGCGGCCCAAGTTTGCTACCGCTGCCGGCCTCGTCATCTACGGCTCCCGCCGACTCATCGACGACACCCCCGAAGGCGCCGCTTCCGGAGCATCCGTTTCCGGCGCGCTGCGCCGAGTGAAGGACTGGCTCGCGGACTTCTTCTAG
- the ftsZ gene encoding cell division protein FtsZ, whose product MIFEYEDPMPQNARMKVVGVGGGGGNAVDRMIDEDLEGVEFISVNTDALVLKKSKAPVKIQIGQKLTRGLGAGARPEVGREALEENRDEVRKALEGADLVFVTAGMGGGTGTGAAPLIAEMARELGALTIAIVTKPFLFEGKKRMQQAEAGLAELKRSADTMIVVPNERLLSVVGKGTTFKDALKKADEVLLHATQGISDLIRVTGEVNVDFADVRTIMSNRGAALMGTGFGKGENRAVEAAQEAISSPLLDNISISGATGVLINITGGMDLAIDEVTTISSIIQEAAGDDAEIIFGAVHDSGLKEEVRVTVIATGFERQEPVYERRPDGVIRPDFRAPRAEVRPLSGSRVVMPGDGPSPFAPRTPATPAEREPTPFHPRTPPPAPEREPARETPVTRLPVPPRQPEKNVNDLEIPTFIRRQMD is encoded by the coding sequence ATGATCTTCGAGTACGAAGACCCCATGCCCCAGAACGCCCGCATGAAGGTGGTGGGCGTGGGCGGCGGCGGCGGCAACGCCGTCGACCGGATGATCGACGAGGACCTGGAAGGCGTGGAGTTCATCTCGGTGAACACCGACGCGCTGGTCCTGAAAAAGAGCAAGGCCCCGGTCAAGATCCAGATCGGCCAGAAGCTCACCCGCGGGCTGGGCGCCGGCGCCCGCCCCGAGGTGGGGCGCGAGGCGCTGGAGGAAAACCGCGACGAGGTGCGCAAGGCCCTCGAGGGCGCCGACCTGGTCTTCGTCACCGCGGGGATGGGCGGCGGCACCGGCACCGGCGCGGCGCCGCTCATCGCCGAGATGGCGCGCGAGCTGGGCGCGCTCACCATCGCCATCGTCACCAAGCCCTTCCTCTTCGAGGGGAAGAAGCGGATGCAGCAGGCCGAGGCGGGCCTCGCCGAGCTGAAGCGCTCGGCCGACACCATGATCGTGGTGCCCAACGAGCGCCTGCTGTCGGTGGTGGGGAAGGGCACCACCTTCAAGGACGCGCTGAAGAAGGCCGACGAGGTGCTGCTGCACGCCACGCAGGGGATCTCGGACCTGATCCGGGTGACCGGCGAGGTGAACGTGGACTTCGCCGACGTGCGCACCATCATGTCGAACCGCGGCGCGGCGCTGATGGGCACCGGCTTCGGCAAGGGCGAGAACCGCGCGGTCGAGGCGGCGCAGGAGGCCATCTCCAGCCCGCTGCTCGACAACATCTCCATCAGCGGCGCCACCGGGGTGCTGATCAACATCACCGGCGGAATGGACCTGGCCATCGACGAGGTGACCACCATCTCCTCGATCATCCAGGAGGCCGCGGGCGACGACGCCGAGATCATCTTCGGCGCGGTGCACGACAGCGGGCTGAAGGAGGAGGTGCGCGTCACCGTGATCGCCACGGGCTTCGAGCGGCAGGAGCCGGTGTACGAGCGCCGCCCCGACGGCGTGATCCGCCCCGACTTCCGCGCGCCGCGCGCCGAGGTGCGCCCGCTCTCCGGCTCGCGCGTGGTGATGCCGGGCGACGGCCCCTCGCCGTTCGCGCCGCGCACCCCCGCCACGCCGGCCGAGCGCGAGCCCACGCCGTTCCACCCGCGCACGCCGCCGCCCGCGCCCGAGCGCGAGCCGGCGCGCGAGACGCCGGTCACGCGGCTGCCGGTGCCGCCCCGGCAGCCGGAGAAGAACGTGAACGACCTCGAGATCCCCACCTTCATCCGCCGCCAGATGGACTGA
- a CDS encoding peptidoglycan DD-metalloendopeptidase family protein, with product MANPYRLLSMGVMGVFGVALGAAFVRGTKDDAPPPPPALLPAAHAAPLETVRQSKLRHGHSLGELLRQLEIDAAQAAAILAQLPDSAGEHEVGEGREFDLRFAARTGGVRRMTLQLDADRVLSVDGRGGALKARVDSVEVRTDTAVFSGTVRSSLYQALSQGHGDIPRRERTRIADQIADQIFETRIDFSNDLNPGDSYQILYERTVRPDGTARRSRLLAVRFLLSGRLYDAYLFRHDGQDGWYDGRGQAMKRGFLRAPLEFRRISSGFTLARFHPILHRWRAHVGIDYAASPGTPVRAVADGVVRRAGRAGGYGNVVEIAHGRGYSTRYGHLRGFAKGIDEGTRVKQGQVIAYVGMTGLATGPHLHYEFRENGRPINPASVKEIQAEPVAGSRFREVVEARVAAMEREAGVKLAERPRRERDRG from the coding sequence ATGGCCAATCCCTACCGCTTGCTCTCGATGGGGGTGATGGGCGTGTTCGGCGTTGCGCTGGGCGCGGCGTTCGTCCGCGGCACGAAGGACGACGCGCCGCCGCCTCCGCCCGCGCTCCTTCCCGCCGCGCACGCCGCGCCGCTGGAGACCGTGCGCCAGTCGAAGCTCCGGCACGGGCACTCGCTGGGCGAGCTGCTGCGCCAGCTGGAGATCGACGCCGCGCAGGCGGCCGCCATCCTCGCGCAGCTCCCCGACTCCGCGGGTGAGCACGAGGTGGGCGAGGGACGCGAGTTCGACCTGCGCTTCGCCGCGCGCACCGGCGGCGTGCGGCGGATGACGCTGCAGCTGGACGCCGACCGCGTGCTGAGCGTGGACGGCCGCGGCGGCGCGCTGAAGGCCCGCGTCGACTCGGTCGAGGTCCGCACCGACACCGCGGTGTTCAGCGGCACCGTGCGCTCGTCGCTCTACCAGGCGCTCAGCCAGGGGCACGGCGACATCCCGCGCCGCGAGCGCACCCGGATCGCCGACCAGATCGCCGACCAGATCTTCGAGACGCGGATCGACTTCTCCAACGACCTCAATCCCGGCGACAGCTACCAGATCCTCTACGAGCGCACCGTGCGGCCGGACGGCACCGCGCGCCGCTCGCGCCTGCTGGCCGTGCGCTTCCTCCTCTCCGGCCGCCTGTACGACGCGTACCTCTTCCGCCACGACGGGCAGGACGGGTGGTACGACGGCCGGGGGCAGGCGATGAAGCGCGGCTTTCTGCGCGCGCCGCTGGAGTTCCGCCGCATCTCGTCCGGCTTCACCCTGGCCCGCTTCCACCCCATCCTGCACCGCTGGCGCGCGCACGTGGGGATCGACTACGCCGCGTCGCCGGGAACACCGGTGCGCGCGGTGGCCGACGGCGTGGTGCGCCGCGCCGGCCGGGCGGGGGGATACGGCAACGTGGTGGAGATCGCCCACGGGCGCGGGTATTCGACCCGCTACGGCCACCTGCGCGGCTTCGCGAAGGGGATCGACGAGGGCACGCGGGTGAAGCAGGGGCAGGTGATCGCGTACGTGGGGATGACGGGGCTGGCCACCGGCCCGCACCTCCACTACGAGTTCCGCGAGAACGGGCGGCCCATCAACCCCGCGTCGGTGAAGGAGATCCAGGCCGAGCCGGTGGCCGGGTCGCGCTTCCGCGAGGTGGTCGAGGCCCGCGTCGCGGCGATGGAGCGCGAGGCCGGCGTCAAGCTCGCCGAGCGGCCCCGGCGCGAACGCGATCGTGGCTGA
- the hisA gene encoding 1-(5-phosphoribosyl)-5-[(5-phosphoribosylamino)methylideneamino]imidazole-4-carboxamide isomerase, with product MADGFALYPAIDLRRGRCVRLEKGEASRETVYGDDPLAVARSFADAGAEWIHVVDLDAAFGDGSNRALIRRIVSETPLKVQTGGGLRTEEDLAEVLDAGAARAVIGTAAIENPELVRRAVERWGADRIAVGLDARGRRPAARGWTEESGTDLFDLAGKMVELGARTIVHTDIERDGMLGGPNLELSAALAAESGAEVIVSGGMSGMEDVDAVAAAARERGGIGGAIVGKAIYEGRIDLAEALRRTRG from the coding sequence GTGGCTGACGGCTTCGCCCTGTATCCCGCCATCGACCTGCGCCGCGGCCGCTGCGTGCGGCTGGAGAAGGGCGAGGCCAGCCGCGAGACGGTCTACGGCGACGACCCGCTCGCCGTAGCGCGCTCGTTCGCGGACGCGGGCGCGGAGTGGATCCACGTGGTCGACCTCGACGCCGCGTTCGGCGACGGCTCCAATCGCGCGCTCATCCGCCGCATCGTCTCCGAGACGCCGCTGAAGGTGCAGACGGGCGGCGGGCTGCGGACGGAGGAGGATCTCGCCGAGGTGCTGGACGCCGGCGCCGCGCGCGCGGTGATCGGCACCGCGGCGATCGAGAACCCCGAGCTCGTCCGCCGCGCGGTGGAGCGCTGGGGCGCGGACCGCATCGCCGTCGGCCTCGACGCGCGCGGGCGCCGGCCGGCCGCGCGGGGATGGACGGAGGAGAGCGGGACGGACCTGTTCGACCTGGCGGGGAAGATGGTGGAGCTCGGCGCGCGGACGATCGTGCACACCGACATCGAGCGCGACGGGATGCTGGGCGGCCCGAACCTGGAGCTTTCCGCGGCGCTGGCGGCCGAATCCGGCGCGGAGGTCATCGTGAGCGGGGGGATGAGCGGGATGGAGGATGTCGACGCGGTGGCGGCCGCGGCGCGCGAGCGCGGCGGGATCGGCGGCGCGATCGTGGGGAAGGCGATCTACGAGGGGCGGATCGATCTGGCCGAGGCGCTCCGCCGGACGAGGGGGTGA
- a CDS encoding winged helix-turn-helix domain-containing protein, whose amino-acid sequence MPLKNLWHLYNLTESPFFQQDLQGTGRYPIDLFEGRDQEATRLLNVIGGSASSRQTVEGLSGFGKTTLTQFVKARAAAGGYLSYPDPVSAAGADTADSLLVRLLSYVYDAVASQAGHPLSKEPVVDEARRLVLDTRVRDVKVAASVAGFGFDRDVSQRTERAAFHSGLLTIPPLLRDLSAAARAHKFSGIVVHINNLENLVTDAERTRAGAVMRDLRDVFLIDGYHFVLVGTPEAVRSIVAPHAQLRSVFGVARPLEPLGEDAFQRLLARRYAHLRLAKGDVRPPVADEAARAVYRIYRGDLRGTLRALDTGANELIGLTDPPGSPIELPELMAVLAPMLATEAEATLSDTLLEYLFALRNVNGTFTQRELIALWGLSQGTVSQNVKELQRLGYVQEQRREGRLVTYSLTGPSRIILGLMGES is encoded by the coding sequence ATGCCTCTGAAGAACCTCTGGCACCTGTACAACCTGACGGAGAGCCCGTTCTTCCAGCAGGATCTCCAGGGGACCGGCCGCTACCCGATCGATCTTTTCGAGGGGCGCGACCAGGAGGCGACCCGCCTTCTGAACGTGATCGGGGGCTCGGCGAGCAGCCGTCAGACGGTCGAAGGGCTGTCCGGCTTCGGCAAGACCACGCTGACCCAGTTCGTGAAGGCGCGGGCGGCCGCAGGCGGCTATCTCAGCTACCCTGACCCCGTAAGCGCGGCCGGCGCAGACACGGCCGATTCGCTGCTGGTTCGCCTGCTCAGCTACGTCTACGACGCGGTCGCCAGCCAAGCCGGGCACCCGCTCTCGAAAGAGCCGGTGGTCGACGAGGCGCGGCGCCTGGTGCTGGACACGCGCGTTCGTGACGTGAAGGTAGCGGCGTCGGTCGCCGGGTTCGGGTTCGACCGCGATGTTAGCCAGCGAACGGAGCGCGCGGCGTTTCACTCAGGCCTGCTCACGATCCCTCCACTCCTCCGCGACCTCTCGGCTGCGGCGCGGGCGCACAAATTCTCGGGCATCGTCGTCCACATCAACAACCTGGAAAACCTCGTCACCGACGCGGAGCGGACGAGGGCCGGCGCGGTCATGCGGGATCTGCGCGACGTGTTCCTGATCGACGGCTACCACTTCGTGCTGGTCGGCACCCCCGAGGCGGTGCGCTCGATCGTCGCTCCCCACGCGCAACTGCGCAGCGTGTTCGGTGTCGCGCGTCCGCTGGAGCCGCTGGGGGAGGATGCGTTCCAGCGCCTCCTCGCACGGCGCTACGCACACCTGCGCCTTGCAAAGGGCGACGTCCGGCCCCCGGTGGCGGACGAGGCCGCACGGGCCGTGTACCGGATCTACAGGGGAGACCTGCGAGGTACGTTGCGCGCGCTCGATACCGGCGCCAACGAGCTGATCGGGCTGACGGATCCTCCCGGATCCCCCATCGAGCTGCCGGAGCTCATGGCGGTGCTGGCGCCGATGCTGGCGACCGAGGCGGAGGCGACCCTCTCTGATACGCTGCTCGAGTACCTTTTCGCACTCCGGAACGTGAATGGGACGTTCACCCAAAGGGAGCTGATCGCCCTCTGGGGTCTGTCACAGGGAACCGTGTCCCAGAACGTGAAGGAGCTGCAGCGGCTGGGATACGTCCAGGAGCAGCGTCGCGAGGGGCGCCTGGTCACGTACTCGCTGACCGGTCCGTCGCGGATCATCCTGGGACTCATGGGCGAATCCTGA
- a CDS encoding zinc-dependent alcohol dehydrogenase family protein translates to MRAMVLDAPGTPLAMRDLPVPEPGGGQILLRVRACGVCRTDLHIRDGELREPKLPLVQGHQIVGEVVRLGEGVADISIGDRVGVPWLGWTCGGCRFCRSGRENLCDRARFTGYHLDGGFAEYAAADARFCFPIPPEYPDLQAAPLLCAGLIGFRAYRMTGDAERLGIYGFGAAAHILAQVAIADGREVFAFTSPGDHAAQALARGLGAAWAGASTEPPPLPLDAAIIFAPVGALVPEALSRVVPGGTVVCAGIYMSAIPSFEYKRLWGERSIRSVANLTREDAVRFLEVAGRIPIRTHTTAFALEDANRALDDLRAGRLAGAAVLRVAHATRSAPRAAAGES, encoded by the coding sequence ATGCGCGCGATGGTGCTGGACGCGCCGGGGACGCCGCTGGCGATGCGCGACCTGCCCGTTCCCGAGCCGGGGGGCGGGCAGATCCTGCTGAGGGTGCGCGCGTGCGGGGTGTGCCGCACCGACCTGCACATCCGCGACGGCGAGCTGCGCGAGCCGAAGCTCCCCCTCGTGCAGGGCCACCAGATCGTCGGCGAGGTGGTGCGGCTGGGCGAGGGCGTCGCCGACATCTCCATTGGCGATCGCGTCGGCGTGCCCTGGCTGGGGTGGACGTGCGGCGGGTGCCGCTTCTGCCGCTCGGGGCGCGAGAACCTCTGCGACCGTGCGCGCTTCACCGGCTATCACCTCGACGGCGGGTTCGCGGAATACGCCGCGGCCGACGCCCGCTTCTGCTTCCCGATCCCCCCGGAATATCCCGACCTGCAGGCCGCGCCGCTCCTGTGTGCGGGGCTGATCGGCTTCCGCGCGTACCGCATGACGGGCGACGCGGAGCGGCTGGGGATCTACGGCTTCGGTGCCGCCGCGCACATCCTGGCGCAGGTCGCGATCGCGGACGGCCGTGAGGTGTTCGCGTTCACGTCTCCCGGCGACCATGCGGCACAGGCGCTTGCGCGCGGGCTGGGGGCTGCGTGGGCAGGGGCCTCCACCGAGCCGCCGCCGCTGCCACTCGATGCGGCGATCATCTTCGCGCCCGTGGGGGCGCTGGTTCCCGAAGCGCTCTCGCGCGTCGTGCCCGGCGGCACGGTCGTTTGTGCAGGCATATACATGAGCGCGATCCCCTCGTTTGAGTACAAACGGCTCTGGGGCGAGCGATCGATCCGCTCGGTGGCGAATCTCACACGGGAGGATGCCGTCAGGTTCCTCGAGGTCGCCGGCCGCATCCCGATCCGCACGCACACGACCGCGTTCGCACTCGAGGATGCCAACCGCGCCCTGGACGACCTGCGGG